A region of Syntrophobacterales bacterium DNA encodes the following proteins:
- the metG gene encoding methionine--tRNA ligase subunit beta, translating into MENITFEVFQSMDLRVAEIKSCEEVEGADKLYKLTINVGEERTIVAGIKQFYTKDELTGKKIVMVTNLEPRKIRGILSHGMLLAASTEDKSSVVLLTVDKEIQNGSKVS; encoded by the coding sequence ATGGAGAATATAACCTTTGAAGTGTTTCAGAGTATGGATTTGCGGGTTGCGGAAATCAAATCCTGCGAGGAAGTAGAAGGGGCGGACAAGCTCTATAAGCTTACTATCAATGTTGGAGAAGAGCGGACCATAGTTGCCGGAATTAAACAATTCTACACAAAAGATGAACTTACGGGAAAGAAGATCGTTATGGTCACTAATCTGGAGCCAAGAAAGATCAGAGGCATACTTTCGCACGGGATGCTCCTCGCCGCGTCAACCGAAGATAAATCATCGGTGGTGCTTCTTACCGTAGATAAGGAAATCCAGAACGGCAGTAAGGTATCGTGA